The following coding sequences lie in one Yoonia sp. G8-12 genomic window:
- a CDS encoding Gfo/Idh/MocA family protein, which produces MTKLKWGMIGGGEGSQIGPAHRLGAGLDGLFDFSAGALDHRPEYGIDYGQRLGLGDRAYGGWQDMLEGELKRDDRVDLVTVATPNSTHFAITKAFLENGFHVLCEKPMTMTVEEGEEIVEIAKKTGNICAVNYGYTGYSLVRHMRAMIARGDIGKVRLVNAEFAHGHHADATDADNPRVRWRYDPAQAGVSAQFADCGIHALHMASFVTGQEVTKLSADTVSCIDVRTLEDDAMVNFRMDGGAVGRLWTSSIAIGRQHGLGIQVFGETGGLRWCQEQPNQLYYMPLGQRLQVIERGEANLSPEADRTSRVTIGHAEGMPLAFANIYADLAEAISARKEGRTMDKAANLYPRAEDGLRSMAAVYAVAESGKADGKWLDARPPMFR; this is translated from the coding sequence ATGACAAAACTCAAATGGGGCATGATCGGCGGCGGCGAAGGCAGCCAGATCGGACCGGCGCACAGGCTGGGTGCGGGGCTGGACGGGCTTTTTGATTTCAGCGCGGGCGCGCTGGATCACCGCCCCGAATACGGCATTGATTACGGCCAACGCCTCGGGCTTGGCGACCGCGCGTATGGCGGCTGGCAGGACATGTTGGAGGGCGAGTTGAAACGCGACGACCGCGTTGATCTGGTGACAGTTGCCACGCCGAATTCGACACATTTTGCGATCACCAAAGCCTTTCTTGAGAACGGCTTTCATGTGCTGTGCGAAAAGCCCATGACAATGACCGTAGAAGAAGGCGAAGAAATCGTCGAGATCGCCAAGAAAACCGGCAATATCTGTGCGGTGAACTATGGCTATACCGGCTATTCGCTGGTGCGGCATATGCGGGCAATGATCGCGCGTGGTGACATTGGCAAGGTCCGTCTGGTCAACGCCGAATTCGCCCATGGCCACCACGCCGATGCCACCGATGCAGACAACCCGCGCGTGCGCTGGCGCTATGATCCGGCACAGGCGGGTGTGTCGGCGCAATTTGCCGATTGCGGTATTCACGCGCTGCATATGGCCAGCTTTGTGACAGGTCAGGAAGTGACGAAATTGTCAGCCGATACAGTGTCTTGCATTGATGTGCGCACGCTGGAAGATGACGCGATGGTGAATTTCCGCATGGACGGTGGTGCTGTGGGGCGGCTTTGGACCAGCTCGATTGCAATCGGCCGCCAGCACGGCTTGGGTATTCAGGTCTTTGGCGAAACCGGCGGTTTGCGGTGGTGCCAGGAACAGCCCAACCAGCTTTATTACATGCCGCTGGGGCAACGCCTGCAAGTGATCGAACGCGGCGAGGCGAACCTGTCGCCCGAGGCGGATCGCACCAGCCGCGTGACTATCGGCCATGCCGAGGGCATGCCGCTGGCGTTTGCCAATATCTACGCTGATCTGGCCGAAGCAATCAGCGCGCGCAAAGAGGGGCGCACGATGGATAAGGCGGCGAACCTTTATCCCCGCGCCGAGGATGGATTGCGGTCGATGGCGGCGGTTTATGCTGTGGCGGAATCGGGCAAAGCAGACGGAAAATGGCTGGACGCACGCCCACCGATGTTCCGGTAA
- a CDS encoding sensor histidine kinase, with amino-acid sequence MIDLLANPGNPALVAAVNEDLRQTAATVRASDVYLMDISGLTIAAASYREPSSFLGRNFNYQTYFSQALGGALSSFSVYGTTTGERGYFYAAPVEDGERIVGVLAVKFNVSAFESIWRGANSEFMVADRNDFVFMSSRPDWHFRAMRPLSDATLRLIAQNLQYPIDRIELLPITTSPLDADARLVTIEGTERETYILTSQRLADLDWTMSSLSPIGPATLNALQSLLIAGLTGLLLLGALLAYLLKQARLTEAFAKEQDAKRVLEAAVADRTTDLETALGDLRQTQTDLIQAGKLSALGQMSAALSHEFNQPLAAVKTYADNANAFLDRDQVAQAKDNINRISKMADRMATISAHLRNFARRPQQATGPLLLNAVVQDALAVIEMRLAAQGGEIAYTPPKTEIWVTGGHVRLQQVIVNLINNALDAMEDQAKRVVTLDVTGTSLHVRDTGPGIEHDAIAKIFDPFFTTKAPGKGLGLGLSISYNIVSDFGGTLCAANHPDGGAIFTVKLQRAAPIKVAAQ; translated from the coding sequence TTGATTGACCTTTTGGCCAATCCTGGCAATCCCGCCCTTGTCGCCGCCGTCAACGAAGATCTGCGACAAACGGCGGCAACGGTGCGGGCAAGCGACGTTTATCTGATGGATATTTCCGGTCTGACCATCGCCGCCGCCAGCTACCGCGAACCAAGCAGCTTTCTGGGCCGCAACTTCAACTACCAGACCTACTTCAGTCAGGCTTTGGGCGGCGCTTTGTCCAGTTTCTCGGTCTATGGCACCACAACAGGCGAGCGCGGCTATTTTTACGCGGCACCGGTGGAAGACGGCGAACGCATCGTCGGGGTTCTGGCGGTCAAATTCAACGTGTCGGCCTTTGAAAGCATCTGGCGCGGCGCCAATAGCGAATTCATGGTGGCTGACCGGAATGATTTTGTCTTTATGTCCTCGCGCCCTGACTGGCACTTTCGCGCCATGCGCCCGCTCAGCGATGCGACCCTGCGGTTGATTGCGCAAAACCTGCAATATCCCATCGACCGGATCGAACTGCTGCCCATCACCACAAGCCCGCTGGATGCCGATGCGCGTTTGGTCACGATCGAGGGGACTGAGCGCGAAACCTACATTCTGACGTCGCAACGTCTGGCTGATCTTGACTGGACCATGTCATCGCTCTCGCCCATTGGGCCAGCCACGCTCAACGCTTTGCAGTCACTCTTGATCGCGGGTTTGACGGGTCTTTTGTTGCTGGGTGCCCTGCTCGCCTATCTGCTCAAACAGGCGCGACTGACCGAGGCCTTCGCCAAGGAACAAGACGCCAAACGCGTGTTGGAGGCGGCGGTTGCGGACCGCACCACCGATCTGGAAACCGCGCTGGGGGATCTGCGCCAAACCCAGACCGATCTTATTCAGGCGGGCAAACTGTCGGCACTGGGGCAAATGTCGGCCGCACTCAGCCATGAGTTCAACCAACCACTGGCGGCGGTGAAAACCTACGCCGATAATGCCAACGCGTTTCTTGACCGCGATCAGGTCGCCCAAGCCAAAGACAATATCAACCGCATCTCGAAGATGGCCGACCGGATGGCAACGATTTCGGCGCATCTGCGCAACTTTGCCCGCCGCCCCCAGCAAGCGACCGGTCCTTTGCTTTTGAATGCGGTGGTGCAGGATGCGCTGGCGGTGATTGAAATGCGCCTTGCAGCACAGGGTGGCGAAATTGCCTATACCCCACCAAAGACGGAAATCTGGGTCACTGGCGGGCACGTGCGTTTGCAGCAGGTCATCGTCAATCTGATCAACAACGCGCTTGACGCGATGGAGGATCAGGCCAAGCGGGTTGTCACATTGGATGTCACGGGCACAAGCCTGCATGTCCGCGACACCGGCCCCGGCATTGAACATGACGCGATTGCCAAAATCTTTGATCCTTTCTTTACAACGAAAGCACCGGGCAAGGGGCTTGGGCTGGGTCTGTCGATTTCATACAATATTGTGAGCGACTTTGGCGGCACGCTTTGCGCGGCCAACCATCCTGACGGTGGCGCGATCTTTACCGTCAAACTTCAGCGCGCCGCCCCGATCAAGGTCGCAGCCCAATGA
- a CDS encoding sigma-54-dependent transcriptional regulator: MKQTVIFVDDEEELRHATSQTLMLADMPAMILDKAELALAQISRGFDGVLVTDIRMPGQDGLWLMRKVLELDPEFPVILITGHGDVNLAVQSMREGAYDFIEKPFAPSRLVSTIHRALEKRRLTIENRALKREVGGRDKLEARLIGRSDAMVALRKQIRTIAATDADVLITGATGVGKDMTAHALHDLSARGPHPFVHINCAALPVDLVESELFGHEAGAFAGAMRARFGKFEFARQGTVFLDEIDSLPVSVQAKLLYAIQERKITRLGANDPVDLDIRIIAAAKTDLSEAVAAGTFRADLLYRLNVVTLHVPPLATRRDDIPSLFLNLAAQAAARYSKQSPDVPADVLAQMATQDWPGNVRELRNAADRFVLGLDPTTAMGPDNQAQSLSQKMADHERALIIATLTAQGGSLKQTYEALGLSRKALYEKMQKYGLSKADAD, translated from the coding sequence ATGAAACAGACCGTTATATTCGTCGATGACGAAGAAGAACTGCGCCACGCGACCAGTCAAACCCTGATGCTGGCCGACATGCCTGCCATGATCTTGGACAAGGCCGAGCTTGCGCTGGCGCAGATCAGCCGTGGGTTTGATGGTGTGCTTGTCACGGATATCCGTATGCCGGGCCAGGACGGGCTTTGGCTGATGCGCAAAGTGCTCGAACTTGATCCGGAATTTCCGGTGATCCTGATCACAGGTCATGGCGATGTGAACCTTGCGGTGCAATCCATGCGTGAAGGGGCGTATGATTTCATCGAAAAGCCTTTCGCGCCATCGCGGCTTGTCTCGACCATTCATCGCGCATTGGAAAAACGCCGCCTGACCATCGAAAACCGCGCCCTGAAACGCGAGGTTGGCGGGCGTGACAAATTAGAGGCCCGTTTGATCGGGCGCTCGGATGCGATGGTGGCGCTGCGCAAACAAATCCGCACGATTGCCGCCACCGATGCCGATGTGCTGATCACCGGGGCCACGGGGGTGGGCAAGGATATGACCGCCCATGCGCTGCACGATCTATCCGCGCGCGGCCCGCATCCGTTTGTGCATATCAACTGCGCCGCCCTGCCCGTTGATCTGGTGGAAAGCGAACTTTTCGGGCACGAGGCCGGTGCGTTTGCGGGGGCGATGCGCGCCCGTTTTGGCAAATTCGAATTCGCCCGCCAAGGCACCGTGTTTCTGGACGAAATCGACAGCCTGCCCGTCAGCGTGCAAGCCAAACTTCTTTACGCCATTCAGGAACGCAAGATCACGCGACTGGGCGCAAATGATCCGGTTGATCTTGATATCCGCATCATCGCGGCGGCCAAGACCGATCTGTCCGAAGCTGTTGCCGCAGGCACGTTTCGCGCAGACCTGCTTTATCGTTTGAATGTTGTCACCCTGCATGTACCGCCCCTTGCAACGCGGCGCGATGATATTCCCTCACTGTTTCTGAACCTCGCCGCCCAAGCCGCCGCGCGTTATTCAAAACAGAGCCCCGATGTGCCTGCCGATGTGCTGGCGCAGATGGCCACACAGGATTGGCCGGGCAATGTGCGCGAATTGCGCAATGCCGCGGACCGGTTCGTGCTGGGGCTTGATCCGACGACGGCAATGGGGCCAGACAATCAGGCACAGTCCCTGTCCCAGAAGATGGCCGATCATGAACGCGCACTCATCATCGCCACGCTGACAGCCCAAGGCGGCAGCCTGAAACAGACCTATGAGGCGTTGGGTCTGTCGCGCAAAGCCCTGTATGAGAAGATGCAAAAATACGGGCTTTCAAAGGCGGACGCCGACTGA
- a CDS encoding TAXI family TRAP transporter solute-binding subunit, whose translation MKLAALIATTALTATTAFAAGHEDRTGWPESFTVGTASQGGTYFAYGSGWANLVAEELGLTGGGEVTGGPMQNMALVHTGDAQFGMTTMGPAAESIAGTNPIAPGLQMTSACAMFPMYQTPFSVTTLASSGITSIADIPDGARIGFGPAGSTSDTYFPRMMEELGVNFERRNGGWGDLGGQLQDGLLDVIAFAAGVPVPAVSQLEVQTDVNIIEFTEEEQAAIMAAFPVSEFDIAADIYTTLEAPARSVSMWNFAIANCDLPASFVKAAVDVVMSDNERMVNIHRAARSTLPENWTKNAGVLPWHPGAAEWFIENAGAEIPADQIFGN comes from the coding sequence ATGAAACTAGCAGCGCTTATCGCGACAACTGCTTTGACAGCAACAACAGCTTTTGCAGCCGGTCACGAAGACCGCACCGGTTGGCCAGAGAGCTTTACCGTCGGTACAGCATCCCAGGGCGGCACATACTTTGCCTATGGGTCCGGCTGGGCGAACCTGGTGGCCGAAGAGCTGGGCCTGACAGGCGGCGGCGAAGTCACCGGTGGCCCGATGCAGAACATGGCACTGGTGCACACAGGCGACGCACAGTTCGGCATGACAACAATGGGTCCGGCAGCTGAATCCATCGCCGGTACAAACCCGATCGCGCCCGGTCTGCAAATGACCAGCGCGTGTGCGATGTTCCCGATGTACCAGACACCGTTCTCGGTCACGACACTGGCCTCATCCGGCATTACATCCATCGCGGATATCCCTGATGGCGCGCGGATCGGCTTTGGCCCAGCGGGTTCCACATCCGACACATACTTTCCACGCATGATGGAAGAGCTCGGTGTGAACTTTGAGCGCCGCAACGGTGGTTGGGGTGACCTTGGTGGCCAGTTGCAGGACGGTCTGCTGGACGTGATCGCGTTTGCGGCTGGTGTTCCTGTGCCTGCCGTGTCCCAGTTGGAAGTGCAAACTGACGTGAACATCATCGAGTTCACCGAAGAAGAGCAGGCAGCTATCATGGCCGCCTTCCCTGTCTCTGAATTCGATATCGCAGCTGACATATACACAACACTGGAAGCACCGGCACGTTCGGTTTCCATGTGGAACTTTGCCATCGCAAACTGTGATCTGCCAGCGTCCTTCGTCAAAGCAGCCGTGGACGTCGTGATGTCCGACAACGAGCGTATGGTGAACATCCACCGTGCCGCCCGTTCCACTCTGCCAGAGAACTGGACAAAGAACGCAGGCGTTCTGCCATGGCACCCAGGTGCAGCCGAGTGGTTCATCGAGAACGCTGGCGCAGAGATCCCTGCCGATCAGATCTTCGGCAACTAA
- a CDS encoding TRAP transporter permease, producing the protein MTTDQTSDDQTDGPVLAEGVDEEPVEHNRRIFTGRTYLVVAAVSAFYALFHMAALNGWSIEAWTGIEIPLLPVFPMETWNFRIVHIAGALILGFTLYSARAFPDADGDAHSPLDYLAYLALLPALYACYTALGFAADIQGGVMWNGMDEGIRTAEIYHYGYPLLAATTAGIVLGWLRPRVRGTIAPADLVLSVCGIAVAMYLITIFGTLMRNSTGTPFAPIGMSLAAVAGTALIMELTRRVAGMALIIIAGIFLVYVFVGDLLPGFLNAPDITWQRFFSQVYTDAGILGPTTAVSSTYIILFIIFAAFLQASKVGDYFVNFAFAMAGRARGGPAKVAIFASGLMGMINGTSAGNVVATGSLTIPLMKKVGYKPTTAGAVEAAASTGGQIMPPIMGAGAFIMAEITGIPYTDIAIAAIIPAILYFVSIYFMVDFEAAKLGMRGMREDELPKLKDMVRRVFLFLPIIILIAALFMGYSVIRAGTLATASAAVVSWFTPYRMGIRSVTKAFELAGIMSIQIIAVCACAGIIVGVISLTGVGARFSSVLLNIAEANQLLALFFAMCIAILLGMGMPTTAAYAVAASVVAPGLVQLGIPLLTAHFFVFYFAVVSAITPPVALASYAAAGISGANPMATSVASFKIGISAFIVPFMFFYNGAILMDGSWFEVIRAGITAVFGVFLLSSGVQGWWVGNRAATPIRIGLLIVALCMIAGGLLTDLIGIGGAVALYFMAKVAQPKVAA; encoded by the coding sequence ATGACAACCGATCAAACATCAGACGATCAAACCGATGGCCCCGTTCTGGCCGAAGGGGTCGACGAAGAACCGGTCGAGCATAACCGCCGCATCTTTACAGGGCGGACATATCTGGTCGTCGCGGCTGTCTCGGCGTTCTATGCCCTGTTTCACATGGCCGCCCTCAACGGCTGGTCGATCGAGGCTTGGACCGGCATCGAAATACCTTTGCTGCCTGTCTTCCCGATGGAAACATGGAACTTTCGCATCGTCCACATTGCGGGCGCTTTGATCCTCGGTTTCACACTGTATTCCGCGCGCGCCTTCCCCGACGCGGACGGTGATGCGCACAGCCCGCTTGATTATCTCGCTTATCTTGCCCTGCTTCCTGCCCTTTATGCCTGTTACACGGCGCTTGGGTTTGCCGCCGATATCCAGGGCGGTGTGATGTGGAACGGTATGGATGAAGGCATCCGTACCGCAGAAATCTATCATTACGGTTATCCGCTTTTGGCGGCGACCACCGCTGGCATCGTTCTTGGCTGGTTGCGCCCGCGTGTCCGCGGTACAATCGCTCCTGCCGATCTGGTGTTGAGTGTGTGCGGTATCGCCGTCGCCATGTATCTGATCACGATTTTCGGCACATTGATGCGCAACTCGACCGGCACACCCTTCGCGCCGATCGGGATGAGCCTTGCCGCCGTTGCAGGCACTGCCTTGATTATGGAATTGACCCGCCGCGTTGCGGGCATGGCATTGATCATCATCGCGGGCATCTTTCTGGTCTACGTCTTTGTGGGCGACCTGCTTCCCGGCTTCCTGAACGCGCCCGATATCACGTGGCAGCGCTTCTTTAGCCAAGTCTACACCGATGCAGGTATCCTCGGGCCAACGACTGCTGTGTCCTCGACCTACATCATTCTGTTCATCATCTTTGCGGCCTTCTTGCAGGCCTCCAAAGTTGGCGACTACTTTGTGAACTTCGCATTTGCCATGGCTGGCCGCGCACGCGGCGGTCCGGCGAAAGTGGCGATTTTTGCGTCCGGTCTGATGGGGATGATCAACGGCACCTCTGCGGGTAACGTGGTTGCGACAGGATCACTGACGATCCCGTTGATGAAGAAGGTAGGCTACAAGCCGACGACCGCAGGCGCGGTTGAGGCTGCAGCATCCACAGGTGGCCAGATCATGCCGCCGATCATGGGCGCCGGTGCCTTTATCATGGCCGAGATCACGGGTATTCCCTACACCGATATCGCCATTGCCGCGATCATTCCGGCGATCCTGTATTTCGTGTCCATCTACTTCATGGTGGATTTCGAGGCGGCAAAACTGGGTATGCGCGGCATGCGCGAAGATGAGCTGCCCAAGCTGAAAGACATGGTGCGCCGCGTCTTTTTGTTCCTGCCGATCATCATCCTGATTGCCGCGCTCTTCATGGGCTATTCGGTCATCCGTGCAGGTACCTTGGCAACGGCCTCTGCCGCTGTGGTCAGCTGGTTCACGCCCTACCGCATGGGTATCCGTTCTGTCACCAAAGCGTTTGAACTGGCGGGCATCATGTCGATCCAGATCATCGCGGTCTGTGCCTGTGCCGGTATCATCGTGGGTGTGATCTCGCTTACCGGTGTTGGCGCGCGCTTCTCGTCCGTGCTTTTGAACATCGCCGAAGCCAACCAATTGCTGGCCCTGTTCTTTGCCATGTGCATCGCGATCCTGCTGGGGATGGGGATGCCGACAACGGCAGCCTACGCTGTGGCGGCATCAGTTGTCGCACCGGGCCTTGTGCAACTGGGTATCCCGCTGCTGACAGCGCACTTCTTTGTGTTCTACTTCGCCGTTGTCTCAGCGATCACGCCACCTGTGGCCTTGGCCAGTTATGCGGCGGCGGGGATATCGGGGGCCAATCCGATGGCCACGTCGGTTGCATCGTTCAAGATCGGCATTTCGGCCTTCATCGTGCCGTTCATGTTCTTCTACAACGGCGCAATCTTGATGGATGGTTCATGGTTCGAAGTGATCCGTGCCGGTATCACAGCGGTCTTCGGGGTGTTCCTGCTGTCCTCGGGTGTCCAGGGCTGGTGGGTTGGCAACCGCGCGGCAACGCCGATCCGGATCGGCCTGCTGATTGTCGCGCTTTGCATGATTGCGGGCGGATTGCTGACAGACCTGATCGGGATTGGTGGCGCTGTGGCCCTGTACTTCATGGCCAAAGTCGCGCAGCCAAAGGTCGCTGCATAG
- a CDS encoding calcium/sodium antiporter, giving the protein MIELSPYELFVLAAGAMAFGLYLLIKGGDWTVDAAVFVAERTGLSPLFIGATIVSFGTSVPELFTSVTANVQGYPGIALGNVLGSNVANILLVLGATAFVFQVTAKPKDLIKDLGMMLLATAIMAYGMLTGGFSQFFGLMMFAILASFVFYQYKTDSIPLEPDADDDDAPAITTMKGAIIVLLAGLAALGVGSELLVKGAVQTGSAIGVPEAIIGLTVVAFGTSLPELSTCIAAARKQSVGLILGNIIGSNTFNILSIIALTAVIAPLDVDPVLLGADLWITVAVAVVFAIWMLTVGSLKRSTGIVMMAAYVVFVAAQYITP; this is encoded by the coding sequence TTGATTGAACTCAGCCCCTATGAGCTTTTCGTACTGGCCGCTGGCGCAATGGCGTTCGGCCTTTATCTTTTGATCAAAGGCGGGGACTGGACGGTAGATGCCGCCGTTTTTGTCGCCGAACGCACCGGACTTTCGCCGCTGTTTATCGGGGCCACGATCGTATCATTCGGCACCTCGGTGCCCGAACTTTTTACATCCGTCACTGCAAACGTCCAAGGCTACCCCGGCATCGCGCTTGGCAATGTGCTGGGATCGAATGTCGCCAACATTCTGTTGGTACTGGGGGCGACGGCCTTTGTGTTTCAGGTCACGGCAAAACCAAAGGACCTGATCAAAGACCTTGGCATGATGCTCTTGGCGACGGCGATCATGGCTTACGGGATGCTGACGGGCGGCTTTAGCCAGTTTTTCGGCCTGATGATGTTCGCTATTCTGGCAAGCTTTGTTTTCTACCAATACAAAACCGACAGCATCCCGCTTGAACCAGACGCTGACGATGATGACGCCCCCGCCATCACCACGATGAAGGGCGCGATTATAGTCCTGCTCGCGGGATTGGCCGCCCTTGGGGTCGGATCGGAACTGTTGGTCAAAGGGGCCGTTCAAACGGGATCTGCAATCGGTGTTCCCGAAGCCATCATTGGCCTGACTGTCGTGGCTTTCGGCACCTCGTTGCCGGAACTGTCCACCTGTATCGCCGCCGCGCGCAAGCAATCGGTTGGCCTGATCCTTGGCAACATTATCGGGTCGAACACATTCAACATCCTGTCGATTATCGCCCTGACCGCCGTGATTGCGCCTTTGGACGTTGATCCGGTCCTGCTGGGTGCGGATCTGTGGATCACGGTGGCCGTCGCTGTTGTCTTTGCAATTTGGATGCTGACTGTCGGCAGCCTGAAACGATCAACCGGGATCGTCATGATGGCCGCCTATGTCGTCTTTGTTGCGGCGCAATATATCACGCCCTAG
- the gndA gene encoding NADP-dependent phosphogluconate dehydrogenase: MSKAEIGLIGLGTMGAALALNIADKGFDIAVWNRTTQKTHDFHDDAGDLAARITPTDTLEDLVANLKSPRAIILMVPAGDPVDDQIKALRPLLDDDDMIIDAGNANFHDTNRRVKEAGDLPYLGIGVSGGEEGARFGPSIMGGGKREYWDRVAHILQAISAKHKGQPCATWMGEEGAGHFVKAVHNGIEYADMQMIAEAYGIMRDGLGMDNTAIAETFATWDKGPLRSYLIEISGKVAAAVDPETGKPMLDVIVDAAGQKGTGRWTAIEAQHLAAAIPAIEAAVVARNLSAQLEARAAGEALFGAAPHHIAHDVLSLDALEEALIAGKILCYAQGFGMIEKASDKYGWALPLPAIAEVWREGCIIRSDMLDDMATALREDPDRNLMMASGFADRLKHTHNALRIVVAQAALHGLAVPALSSGLAYFDAMRTARGTANMIQGQRDFFGAHGFARFDGGEDHHGPWGDT; the protein is encoded by the coding sequence ATGAGCAAAGCAGAGATCGGTCTGATAGGCCTTGGCACTATGGGGGCCGCCCTTGCACTGAACATCGCCGACAAGGGTTTTGATATCGCCGTCTGGAACAGAACGACGCAAAAGACCCACGACTTTCACGACGATGCCGGTGATCTTGCCGCGCGGATTACCCCGACCGACACGCTGGAAGATCTGGTTGCGAACCTTAAATCCCCCCGCGCGATTATCCTGATGGTGCCCGCTGGCGATCCGGTTGATGACCAGATCAAAGCCCTGCGCCCGCTCTTGGATGATGACGACATGATCATCGACGCAGGCAACGCGAATTTCCACGACACCAACCGTCGCGTCAAAGAGGCAGGCGATTTGCCCTATCTGGGCATCGGTGTGTCCGGTGGCGAAGAAGGCGCGCGTTTCGGACCGTCCATCATGGGCGGTGGCAAGCGGGAATACTGGGACCGTGTCGCCCATATCCTTCAGGCGATTTCTGCCAAGCACAAAGGCCAGCCCTGCGCCACCTGGATGGGCGAAGAAGGTGCCGGACATTTCGTCAAAGCGGTCCACAACGGGATCGAATACGCCGACATGCAGATGATCGCCGAGGCCTACGGCATCATGCGTGACGGTCTTGGAATGGATAACACCGCCATCGCAGAAACCTTTGCGACATGGGACAAAGGCCCGCTGCGCAGCTACCTGATTGAGATTTCCGGCAAGGTGGCGGCAGCGGTTGATCCCGAAACAGGCAAACCCATGCTGGATGTCATCGTCGATGCGGCAGGCCAAAAAGGCACAGGCCGCTGGACCGCGATTGAAGCCCAGCATCTGGCCGCAGCGATCCCCGCGATTGAGGCCGCTGTCGTGGCGCGTAACCTTTCAGCCCAGTTAGAGGCGCGCGCCGCAGGCGAGGCACTCTTTGGTGCAGCCCCGCACCATATCGCCCATGATGTGTTGTCTCTGGACGCACTGGAAGAAGCGCTGATCGCAGGCAAAATCCTGTGCTATGCTCAAGGCTTTGGGATGATCGAAAAGGCGTCGGACAAATACGGCTGGGCGCTGCCCCTGCCCGCGATTGCCGAAGTGTGGCGCGAAGGCTGCATTATCCGCTCGGACATGCTGGATGATATGGCCACGGCATTGCGCGAAGACCCAGACCGCAACCTGATGATGGCCTCGGGTTTCGCGGATCGGTTGAAACACACACACAACGCGCTGCGTATTGTGGTCGCACAAGCGGCGCTGCATGGCTTGGCGGTACCGGCATTGTCGTCAGGGCTTGCCTATTTTGACGCGATGCGCACCGCGCGCGGCACCGCAAACATGATCCAGGGCCAGCGTGACTTTTTTGGTGCGCACGGGTTTGCGCGGTTTGACGGGGGCGAGGATCACCACGGCCCGTGGGGTGATACATAA
- a CDS encoding tail fiber domain-containing protein, giving the protein MKRFTSLVASTALMITGTAVQAGGLSDEIVEPVVIMEEEPMAAGSSISPTVIVLGILGALLIAAAVGDDDDDEEELALGSDMRLKQDITQIGTAANGLPLYSYRYIGHDQLFSGVMAQDVLHHTPEAVVTLPGGLMAVNYDMLGLKMERIN; this is encoded by the coding sequence ATGAAACGTTTTACCTCACTCGTTGCTAGCACCGCACTTATGATTACAGGCACCGCCGTTCAGGCCGGTGGTCTGTCAGATGAAATCGTCGAACCCGTCGTGATCATGGAAGAAGAGCCGATGGCCGCAGGGTCTTCGATCAGTCCAACCGTTATTGTCTTGGGGATACTGGGCGCGCTTTTGATTGCCGCCGCAGTCGGGGACGACGACGACGATGAAGAGGAGTTAGCGTTGGGGAGTGATATGCGTCTCAAGCAAGACATCACGCAAATCGGCACAGCCGCAAATGGCCTGCCGCTCTATTCCTACCGCTATATCGGTCATGACCAGCTGTTTTCAGGTGTTATGGCACAGGACGTTCTGCACCACACGCCCGAGGCTGTTGTGACATTGCCTGGCGGTTTGATGGCGGTAAATTACGATATGCTTGGCCTGAAAATGGAACGCATCAACTAA